The following coding sequences are from one Halomonas sp. HAL1 window:
- a CDS encoding LTA synthase family protein gives MISALMWPLLIGLLLSGGVEALLNPRPRPFWQRGVAANGVHAGSWVLLFGLLVLLLQRPWFAVMVFLSLQLVVVQSSNTKSNTLNEPFICHDFEYFWDAILHPRLYVPFFGIGLAIAASSAAAIAIGAFFYWETSLVTSEGASRFLISALEIIAIGVLLLSFSTPKLPAITLQPTQDLERLGLFASLWAYGMALMRSPIPTPEQSPFYQLTAVAKTSQNEPTLPNVVLVQSESFFDPRPWCSEVDANLLPHFDATRASATLHGALNVPAWGANTVRTECAVLTGIAPHQWGARQFNPYRTLLRHPRPSLASALKAAGYRTICVHPYLASFYFRHKVIPQLGFDHFIDINAFESSDKSGQYIGDLAVARKIGRLLEDDDNRPLFVFVITMENHGPLHLEAPNQATLVNTLPHASWPLPGHLREFAVYLHHLSESDKMLASVKKSLNTAMRPGLLGWYGDHVPILPEAYTHFTPPDSRTPYMVWSTEHRATAHLAKDNEPFELAANELGVQLFKQVFGHDMNSDVIKAEPEPQEQE, from the coding sequence ATGATTAGCGCGCTGATGTGGCCACTGCTCATCGGCCTGTTGTTAAGCGGTGGTGTTGAAGCCCTGCTCAACCCCCGGCCGCGCCCCTTCTGGCAGCGTGGCGTGGCGGCTAATGGCGTGCATGCGGGCTCATGGGTGCTGCTGTTTGGTCTATTAGTGTTGCTGCTGCAGCGTCCCTGGTTCGCGGTCATGGTGTTCCTCTCGCTACAGCTCGTCGTCGTGCAGTCTAGCAATACCAAGTCGAACACGCTCAACGAACCGTTTATTTGCCACGACTTTGAATACTTCTGGGACGCCATTCTGCATCCGCGCTTATACGTGCCCTTTTTCGGCATTGGCTTAGCGATAGCCGCCAGCAGCGCAGCGGCGATTGCCATTGGGGCGTTCTTCTATTGGGAAACGTCGCTCGTCACGAGCGAGGGCGCAAGCCGCTTTTTAATCAGCGCGTTGGAGATTATCGCCATCGGCGTGCTGCTGCTCTCTTTCAGCACCCCCAAGCTTCCCGCCATTACCCTGCAACCCACTCAAGACCTGGAGCGCCTGGGGCTGTTTGCCAGCCTATGGGCCTACGGTATGGCGCTGATGCGCTCACCTATTCCAACGCCAGAGCAGTCGCCTTTTTATCAGTTAACAGCGGTGGCTAAAACGTCTCAAAACGAGCCAACCCTGCCGAACGTGGTACTGGTACAGAGTGAATCGTTTTTCGACCCCCGCCCCTGGTGCAGCGAGGTGGATGCCAACCTGCTACCGCATTTCGACGCCACCCGCGCAAGCGCCACCCTGCACGGAGCATTGAATGTGCCCGCCTGGGGAGCCAACACCGTGCGTACCGAATGCGCCGTATTGACTGGCATTGCCCCCCACCAGTGGGGGGCACGTCAGTTCAACCCTTACCGCACCCTCTTGCGCCACCCGCGTCCCAGCCTGGCGAGCGCACTGAAAGCGGCCGGTTACCGCACGATATGTGTGCACCCCTACCTCGCAAGTTTCTATTTTCGCCACAAGGTAATCCCCCAATTGGGCTTTGACCACTTTATAGATATCAATGCCTTTGAGAGCAGTGACAAAAGCGGCCAGTACATCGGTGACCTAGCGGTTGCACGAAAGATTGGACGCCTGCTGGAAGATGACGATAATAGGCCGCTATTTGTGTTTGTCATCACCATGGAAAATCACGGCCCGCTACATTTGGAAGCGCCTAACCAAGCGACGTTAGTAAACACGCTGCCCCATGCGTCTTGGCCGCTACCTGGCCACCTGCGCGAGTTCGCAGTCTATTTGCACCATTTAAGTGAATCCGACAAGATGTTGGCCAGCGTTAAAAAATCGCTAAATACGGCAATGCGACCGGGCCTGTTAGGCTGGTATGGAGACCACGTGCCGATTCTGCCGGAGGCGTATACACACTTCACGCCCCCTGATAGCCGTACTCCCTACATGGTATGGTCAACTGAACATAGGGCAACGGCGCATCTGGCAAAAGACAATGAGCCATTTGAGCTAGCCGCTAACGAACTTGGTGTCCAGCTGTTCAAACAGGTGTTTGGACACGATATGAATAGCGATGTGATCAAGGCAGAACCAGAACCTCAGGAGCAAGAATGA
- a CDS encoding SDR family oxidoreductase, translated as MSQSQRSRCVLITGATGAIGGALARAYADPATHLVLHGRQLETLEALAAACRQQGAQVTLSTITLTDDPALKSWLEELCAEQVPDIVIANAGKNTHPQAPAILEPWADVQALLDINLKTPIAMVQRLVPAMQARGSGQLVLISSLAGWHGLPTTPSYSASKAGIKAYGEGLRGLLAPHGIGVTVVMPGYVTSPMCDAMPGPKPWEWPPERAANVIKRGITSNRARISFPFPLNFGTWWLAVLPAAVSQWLIKRLGFNHSAGTPHD; from the coding sequence GTGAGCCAATCCCAACGCTCTCGCTGTGTACTGATTACCGGCGCCACGGGTGCAATCGGTGGGGCGCTCGCTCGCGCCTATGCCGACCCTGCCACCCATCTTGTGCTGCACGGCCGACAGTTAGAAACGCTCGAAGCGTTAGCAGCAGCCTGCCGCCAGCAAGGTGCCCAGGTCACGCTCTCGACCATTACGCTAACCGATGATCCTGCTTTAAAAAGCTGGCTAGAGGAACTTTGCGCCGAGCAGGTACCGGATATCGTGATTGCCAATGCGGGCAAAAACACCCATCCCCAAGCTCCTGCTATTTTAGAGCCCTGGGCAGACGTACAAGCGTTGCTGGATATTAATCTGAAAACGCCCATCGCCATGGTGCAACGCCTAGTGCCCGCCATGCAGGCTCGCGGCAGCGGCCAACTGGTATTGATCAGCTCGCTTGCCGGGTGGCACGGCCTACCCACCACGCCCAGCTACAGCGCCAGCAAGGCAGGCATTAAAGCCTACGGCGAAGGGCTGCGCGGGCTGCTCGCCCCCCATGGCATTGGGGTGACTGTCGTGATGCCTGGCTATGTTACCTCGCCTATGTGCGATGCCATGCCCGGCCCCAAACCGTGGGAGTGGCCGCCCGAGCGCGCCGCGAACGTCATCAAGCGGGGTATTACTTCTAACCGGGCTCGCATCAGCTTTCCGTTTCCGCTTAATTTCGGCACCTGGTGGTTAGCGGTGCTGCCCGCCGCCGTATCGCAGTGGCTAATTAAACGCCTGGGCTTTAACCACTCAGCAGGCACACCCCATGATTAG
- a CDS encoding capsule biosynthesis protein, whose amino-acid sequence MKHQKRAFLFLQGVCSPFYQRLAKRLVNDGHRVVKVNFNAGDIAYWQRTHGESHLFRGPMSELPNYIKALWQQYAITDQVVFGDRRPIHRPAVDNATAAGVRTHVFEEGYFRPFWITLEREGVNGHSLLPRDPRWFYETGKALPEPPAPVRFRSSFKIRAMHDVGYHLAGLANPLVAPHYSNHAPITAPVEYAGYIKRFAQLRAVWKKRDAERIKRLIESGRPYFMLPLQLNSDAQIRDHSPYANMQEVMDDVMASFARHAPSDTQLCIKNHPLDMGLVNYPKIIQQLADRHGLQGRIVYLESGDLNALLKHARGNVTVNSTVGIVSLEKNCPTFALSDPIYNLDGLTYQGDLADFWQQPQPPNGELFGYFQKTVMHAVQVNGGYYCQPGIDLAVDNAARILEACPSPLERLL is encoded by the coding sequence TTGAAGCATCAGAAGCGTGCATTCTTATTTTTGCAGGGCGTTTGCTCACCGTTTTACCAGCGCTTAGCCAAGCGCTTGGTCAACGATGGGCATCGTGTTGTTAAGGTCAACTTCAATGCTGGCGACATCGCCTACTGGCAACGTACCCACGGCGAAAGCCACCTGTTTCGCGGCCCCATGTCGGAACTACCCAACTATATCAAGGCACTGTGGCAGCAGTATGCCATCACCGACCAGGTCGTCTTCGGCGACCGACGCCCGATACACCGCCCCGCCGTCGACAATGCGACCGCCGCTGGCGTTCGTACCCATGTGTTCGAAGAGGGTTACTTTCGTCCGTTCTGGATCACCCTGGAACGCGAAGGAGTCAACGGCCACTCGTTGCTGCCCCGTGATCCACGCTGGTTTTATGAAACCGGCAAGGCGCTGCCCGAACCACCAGCACCGGTCCGTTTCCGCTCCTCGTTCAAGATCCGCGCAATGCACGATGTCGGCTATCACCTGGCCGGACTGGCCAATCCGCTCGTGGCACCGCACTACAGTAACCATGCGCCGATCACCGCCCCGGTCGAATACGCGGGCTACATCAAGCGATTTGCCCAACTGCGGGCTGTCTGGAAGAAACGCGATGCCGAACGCATCAAGCGGCTAATCGAGAGCGGTCGCCCCTATTTCATGCTGCCTCTGCAGTTAAACAGCGACGCGCAAATTCGCGATCACTCCCCATACGCCAACATGCAGGAAGTGATGGACGATGTCATGGCATCGTTTGCCCGGCACGCGCCCAGCGATACCCAGCTATGTATCAAGAACCACCCGCTGGACATGGGGCTCGTCAACTATCCCAAAATCATCCAACAGCTTGCCGACCGCCACGGTCTCCAAGGGCGTATTGTCTATCTGGAGTCGGGGGATCTCAACGCCCTGCTCAAGCATGCCAGGGGCAATGTGACCGTTAACAGCACCGTGGGCATCGTGTCGCTGGAGAAGAACTGCCCAACCTTCGCCCTCAGCGATCCCATCTACAACCTGGATGGACTAACCTACCAGGGCGACTTGGCGGATTTCTGGCAGCAGCCACAGCCGCCCAATGGCGAGCTATTCGGCTATTTCCAGAAAACCGTGATGCATGCCGTCCAGGTCAACGGAGGCTACTACTGCCAGCCCGGTATCGATCTGGCTGTGGATAACGCCGCCCGCATACTCGAAGCCTGCCCATCGCCGTTGGAGAGATTGTTGTGA
- a CDS encoding capsular polysaccharide biosynthesis protein yields MAKRTAGYTSSGIRKLVALTALLPEFDRFVHLNPLKPKPHAVIGWGLKPTSIRARQYAKRHQLPYIALEDGFIRSLGLGVDGFQPHSLVVDETGIYYDASRPSDLENWLNTASFNDEELVQAERCMALINRYRLSKYNHALDQPLQVSSRARVLVVDQTAGDASIYYGGAQAESFQKMLEAALEAHPESDILVKIHPDVIAGKKQGHLLNAADHPRCRVISEDLNPWALFDQVDHVYVVTSQLGFEALLAGKQVHCFGIPFYSGWGLTHDQLACHRRRIKRPLVEVFAAAYLRYCRYVNPYTRQSVTLEETIALIADQRRQQERYRGNWRACGFSSWKRRFIGDFLGPAAQVNYHAKLPASKQPEEHLLVWSSRIDADFKHQHPQHMAKLWRMEDGFIRSVGLGVDLTQPLSLVIDSQGIYYDPGQPSDLETQLNHAHFSNDLLLRAQYLRKRLVALKLSKYNLGGQANIRLPKGRHTILVPGQVESDASIATGSPHINTNSGLLSAVRSAHPDAFIVYKAHPDVVSGARIGALDTNAKRLYDLDASDIDIATLLERVDAVHTMSSLTGFEALLRQRKVCTYGLPFYAGWGLTQDALSCPRRTRSLSLDALVAGTLILYAGYVDPTTRQLCNAETVVSLLEQARTHKNPLTWKQHLYRCYRNLLIGRH; encoded by the coding sequence ATGGCAAAACGAACAGCCGGTTATACATCCTCGGGTATTCGCAAACTGGTCGCCCTGACTGCGCTGCTGCCCGAATTTGATCGTTTTGTCCACCTCAACCCATTGAAGCCGAAACCGCATGCTGTCATTGGTTGGGGGTTAAAGCCCACCAGCATTCGTGCCAGACAGTATGCAAAACGACATCAGTTACCTTATATCGCGCTAGAAGATGGCTTTATACGCTCGCTTGGTTTGGGCGTAGACGGCTTTCAACCGCACAGCTTGGTCGTCGATGAAACCGGCATTTATTACGACGCGTCACGCCCTTCTGATTTGGAAAACTGGCTCAACACAGCCAGCTTTAACGATGAAGAGTTAGTCCAAGCAGAACGCTGCATGGCGCTGATCAACCGCTATCGTCTCTCCAAATATAACCACGCCCTCGACCAGCCGCTTCAGGTCTCGAGCCGAGCCCGCGTATTGGTGGTGGACCAAACAGCTGGAGATGCTTCTATTTATTACGGCGGTGCCCAAGCGGAAAGTTTTCAGAAAATGCTGGAAGCCGCGTTAGAAGCGCATCCCGAAAGCGATATTTTGGTCAAGATCCACCCCGATGTTATCGCGGGCAAAAAACAGGGCCATCTGCTTAATGCCGCTGACCACCCCCGCTGCCGGGTAATCAGTGAAGACCTTAATCCCTGGGCACTATTTGACCAAGTTGATCACGTTTACGTCGTGACCAGCCAACTGGGCTTCGAAGCGCTGCTTGCCGGTAAGCAGGTACACTGCTTTGGCATTCCGTTTTATTCGGGTTGGGGCCTCACCCATGATCAACTGGCCTGCCACCGTCGCCGCATTAAACGCCCATTAGTTGAAGTGTTTGCCGCTGCTTATTTACGCTATTGCCGCTACGTTAATCCTTACACTCGGCAATCTGTCACGCTAGAAGAGACCATCGCCTTGATCGCCGACCAAAGGCGCCAGCAGGAGCGCTACCGGGGAAACTGGCGGGCATGCGGTTTTTCCTCATGGAAACGGCGCTTTATCGGCGACTTTTTAGGCCCCGCCGCTCAAGTGAATTATCATGCTAAATTACCAGCCAGCAAACAGCCCGAAGAGCATCTGCTGGTATGGTCAAGCCGCATTGATGCTGATTTTAAACATCAGCACCCCCAACACATGGCCAAACTATGGCGCATGGAAGATGGCTTCATCCGCTCGGTGGGACTTGGGGTCGACCTCACCCAGCCATTGTCGCTGGTGATTGATTCCCAAGGCATCTATTACGACCCCGGTCAGCCCAGTGATTTAGAAACCCAGCTTAATCATGCTCACTTCAGCAACGACCTGCTGCTGCGTGCCCAATATTTACGTAAACGGCTAGTGGCGCTCAAACTCTCAAAGTACAACTTAGGTGGTCAGGCTAATATTAGGCTGCCCAAAGGGCGCCACACCATACTGGTGCCCGGCCAAGTAGAAAGCGACGCCTCGATCGCCACCGGCTCCCCGCACATTAATACCAATAGCGGGCTGCTTAGTGCCGTCCGGAGCGCGCATCCAGATGCCTTTATTGTCTACAAAGCCCACCCGGATGTAGTAAGCGGTGCACGTATTGGAGCACTCGATACCAACGCAAAACGCCTGTATGATCTAGACGCCAGTGATATTGACATTGCAACGCTGTTAGAGCGCGTCGATGCGGTTCACACGATGAGCTCCTTGACCGGATTTGAAGCTCTTTTGCGCCAGCGGAAAGTCTGCACCTACGGACTACCCTTTTATGCTGGCTGGGGGTTAACGCAGGATGCGCTTAGCTGCCCACGCCGCACACGTTCACTCTCGTTGGATGCGCTGGTTGCCGGCACGCTGATTCTTTACGCTGGCTATGTAGACCCCACGACTCGTCAGCTATGCAATGCTGAAACCGTCGTCAGCCTGTTGGAACAGGCAAGAACACATAAAAACCCCCTTACATGGAAACAGCATCTCTACCGCTGTTATCGTAATTTGTTGATCGGAAGGCATTGA
- a CDS encoding diguanylate cyclase, translating to MKVILLPRSLRGRLLLGLALTWGLVVTLVLGMSWQLGKAMVHQTNMTHLRYEASLLASEVTQQVELRIHALERLDASLGDNNDAEALLKALRDNDALMTLFESLIVADSSGHVLVDWPEVEGRAGLETEHLEYFGVLRGTRKNYVSEPFLGRATGMPMVLIGVPRTDVYGQFAGFVGGVVALNSSGLFERIAKIRLGENGYASVATASGKILYHPDSALVNLDVPNKALNPWLDLALDGWEGDGFGELLDGQTALQSYAQVWPAGWIIGLYLPVDQAQLPLAGFIQQLWWLWIALILLMFPFIWWMLGHVLSPLKHLETQIGEVGIGHRESVSLATNMHELQQVAYTFNRVENERQLLMSNLQEREAFLDSVLNTVPQGMFVADINGDITYMNPSLLKLLGVSSYLPLEAWFEQIPLEDRAGARDLWRHSLRTGSDFVRQLRFLRSDQELLWLDIHARVVMLSQDGHTLGLVGVVKDITERREQEAIQRWEAEHDPLTGLLNRRGFERRLEEAFADFQKTSTPSALLMFDLDHFKPINDEGGHALGDEMLRRIAQVVAWEVRRSDHAARQGGDEFGVLLPSCTLPQAQKIAESLRKAVGEISVEHEGKEYVVTLSIGVTTFDEDDTNVMNILARADAGSYAAKGQGRDGVVVNTPQSHDDVMELFDRF from the coding sequence ATGAAAGTCATACTCCTCCCTCGCTCATTAAGAGGCAGACTACTGCTGGGGCTAGCGCTTACTTGGGGTTTAGTCGTGACGTTGGTGTTGGGCATGTCGTGGCAGCTTGGTAAAGCGATGGTGCATCAGACGAATATGACCCATCTGCGTTATGAGGCCTCTCTTCTTGCTAGCGAAGTTACCCAGCAAGTTGAGTTGCGTATTCACGCACTTGAAAGGCTCGATGCCAGTCTTGGTGACAATAATGATGCTGAGGCACTGCTCAAGGCCTTGCGTGATAATGATGCTTTAATGACATTGTTTGAGTCGCTTATAGTCGCCGATTCTAGTGGGCATGTGTTAGTTGACTGGCCGGAGGTAGAAGGTCGTGCTGGCCTTGAAACCGAGCATCTTGAGTACTTCGGTGTGCTGCGAGGCACTCGAAAAAATTATGTTAGTGAACCATTTTTAGGGCGGGCGACTGGTATGCCAATGGTGCTCATTGGTGTGCCACGAACTGATGTATACGGTCAGTTTGCCGGGTTTGTGGGTGGCGTGGTAGCCCTAAATTCTAGCGGTTTATTCGAGCGTATTGCAAAGATACGCTTGGGGGAGAATGGCTACGCGAGTGTTGCAACGGCGTCTGGCAAAATCTTATATCACCCAGATAGTGCGTTAGTGAACTTAGATGTGCCGAACAAGGCGTTAAATCCTTGGTTAGACTTGGCGTTAGATGGCTGGGAAGGAGATGGCTTCGGTGAGCTTTTAGACGGCCAAACCGCACTACAATCCTATGCACAAGTGTGGCCTGCAGGTTGGATTATTGGGCTGTATTTGCCGGTTGATCAAGCACAGCTGCCACTGGCAGGCTTTATTCAGCAGCTATGGTGGCTTTGGATCGCATTGATTTTGCTGATGTTCCCTTTTATATGGTGGATGTTAGGCCATGTCCTTTCTCCTCTTAAGCATTTAGAAACCCAAATTGGAGAAGTCGGGATAGGGCATCGTGAAAGCGTCAGTCTTGCCACCAATATGCACGAGTTACAGCAAGTGGCATATACTTTTAACCGGGTCGAGAATGAGCGCCAGCTATTGATGAGTAATCTTCAAGAGCGGGAAGCTTTTCTTGATTCTGTTTTAAACACGGTGCCCCAAGGAATGTTTGTTGCTGACATTAATGGCGATATTACCTATATGAATCCATCACTTTTGAAATTGCTGGGGGTTTCCTCTTATTTACCTTTAGAAGCATGGTTTGAACAGATTCCATTAGAAGATCGCGCAGGGGCTAGAGACCTCTGGCGTCATAGTTTACGCACGGGGAGTGATTTTGTGCGTCAGTTACGCTTTTTACGCAGCGATCAAGAGCTGCTGTGGCTGGATATTCATGCTCGCGTGGTCATGCTTTCCCAAGATGGTCATACACTTGGGTTGGTAGGGGTCGTTAAAGACATCACAGAGCGCCGGGAGCAGGAGGCTATTCAGCGTTGGGAAGCGGAACATGACCCGCTAACTGGCTTGTTAAATCGTCGAGGTTTTGAGCGTCGCCTTGAAGAAGCCTTTGCCGATTTCCAAAAAACCAGCACCCCTTCGGCTCTTTTGATGTTCGATTTAGATCACTTTAAGCCCATCAACGATGAAGGTGGACATGCCTTGGGAGATGAAATGTTGCGTCGTATTGCTCAGGTAGTCGCCTGGGAAGTGCGTCGTAGTGACCATGCCGCTAGGCAGGGCGGTGATGAATTTGGCGTGCTGTTGCCCAGCTGTACTTTACCCCAGGCGCAAAAAATAGCTGAATCATTGCGCAAAGCGGTGGGTGAAATCTCGGTTGAACACGAAGGTAAAGAGTACGTCGTCACTTTAAGCATCGGCGTTACCACTTTTGATGAAGACGACACCAATGTGATGAATATCTTAGCGCGGGCCGATGCCGGCAGCTATGCAGCCAAAGGCCAAGGGCGTGATGGGGTAGTGGTCAATACGCCCCAAAGTCATGATGATGTCATGGAGCTTTTCGATCGGTTTTAA
- a CDS encoding AEC family transporter: MNLIELFARTLDITLPVFAMVFIGLGLKRLKWIDSAFVSTASALVFKATLPTLIFLSLIKADLSVALDVSLIVFFGVATLGQFLLSWAWAHYRVARENRGIYVQGAFRGNCGVVGLALAAGMYGNYGLSAGSLLLGVVIVMYNALSVVVLATYQPGQSTDWRSLLKHVITNPLIISVFAALPFTALSLPLPSWLITSGDYFASLTLPLALICIGATLSVSSMRDGSQVALGASWMKMVTLPVLSTAAAWLMGFSGEQLGLLFLFFASPTAAASFVMVKAIGGNVALAANIIAITTLMASITVTLGVFALRLLGWI, encoded by the coding sequence GTGAACCTAATTGAATTGTTTGCTCGCACGCTGGATATTACGCTGCCTGTTTTTGCGATGGTGTTTATAGGTCTGGGCCTTAAACGCTTGAAATGGATCGACAGTGCTTTCGTCTCAACTGCCTCAGCCTTAGTCTTTAAAGCGACTCTGCCCACCCTTATTTTTCTTAGCTTGATAAAAGCCGACCTAAGCGTTGCGCTAGATGTTTCACTGATAGTGTTTTTTGGTGTGGCGACGCTGGGGCAGTTTCTGCTGAGCTGGGCGTGGGCGCATTACCGGGTGGCACGTGAAAATCGCGGTATATACGTTCAAGGCGCGTTCCGCGGCAATTGCGGTGTAGTGGGACTAGCACTTGCAGCGGGCATGTACGGTAACTATGGCCTTTCTGCAGGTAGCCTGCTGCTGGGCGTGGTGATTGTGATGTACAACGCACTCTCTGTGGTGGTGCTGGCGACCTATCAGCCGGGCCAGTCTACCGACTGGCGCAGTTTGCTAAAGCACGTGATCACCAATCCGCTGATTATTTCTGTCTTCGCCGCGCTGCCGTTCACCGCGCTTTCGCTTCCACTGCCGAGCTGGTTGATTACCTCTGGGGACTACTTCGCCTCGTTAACGCTGCCGCTGGCGCTGATTTGCATCGGCGCAACGCTCTCCGTTTCGAGCATGCGCGACGGTAGCCAGGTGGCGCTAGGCGCGAGCTGGATGAAAATGGTCACGCTCCCGGTGCTGTCCACTGCCGCGGCTTGGTTGATGGGCTTTTCAGGCGAACAGCTGGGCCTGCTGTTTCTTTTCTTCGCCAGCCCCACCGCAGCCGCCAGTTTTGTGATGGTCAAAGCCATAGGCGGCAATGTCGCCCTCGCGGCTAACATCATCGCCATCACCACACTGATGGCCAGTATCACCGTCACGCTGGGCGTGTTTGCCCTGCGTTTGCTTGGTTGGATTTAG
- a CDS encoding sugar ABC transporter substrate-binding protein, whose protein sequence is MFKKTTLAASVIMMSITTAQAEGPYRIGITQNNVGVDSYQTTYESAFEAAAEEAGNVDIVVLDAGGDVARQIGQVRNLVQQQMDAIIIWPTNGQAVIPAIRQAHQAGIPVVVTNSKIAEAGLDYIAAFSGPDNIQQGASSAEMMCDALGGEGQIVQIAGQPGYTTAMERAAGFEDRLAEMCPGVELMETQPGNWNRERAQRVMEDFLTKYDRIDGVYSGDDNMGVGALNAAKGAKRAGDIVFIGATNFAVGYDAIERGEYYGSIYQSPVDDAEAALQTALDVLAGEEVPKMNFFETPKITAENLSEFDRPVF, encoded by the coding sequence ATGTTCAAGAAAACCACTCTTGCCGCCTCTGTCATCATGATGTCCATCACAACAGCGCAGGCTGAAGGCCCTTATCGCATCGGCATTACTCAAAACAACGTGGGTGTGGATAGCTATCAAACGACCTATGAAAGTGCGTTTGAAGCTGCTGCTGAAGAGGCAGGCAACGTTGATATTGTGGTGTTAGATGCCGGCGGTGATGTTGCACGTCAGATTGGTCAAGTACGTAACCTTGTCCAGCAGCAGATGGATGCGATCATCATCTGGCCGACCAATGGCCAAGCCGTTATACCTGCTATTCGTCAGGCTCATCAGGCGGGTATTCCGGTCGTTGTTACTAATTCCAAAATAGCTGAAGCAGGTCTTGATTACATTGCGGCCTTCTCAGGGCCTGACAATATTCAGCAGGGTGCCTCTTCTGCTGAAATGATGTGTGACGCCCTTGGGGGCGAGGGGCAGATCGTGCAAATTGCTGGGCAGCCGGGCTACACCACCGCCATGGAGCGCGCGGCTGGTTTCGAAGATCGCCTAGCCGAAATGTGTCCGGGAGTCGAGCTGATGGAGACACAGCCAGGCAACTGGAACCGTGAGCGGGCTCAGCGGGTCATGGAGGATTTCCTTACCAAATACGACCGTATTGACGGCGTTTATTCCGGCGATGACAACATGGGTGTTGGCGCCCTGAACGCGGCAAAAGGGGCTAAGCGTGCTGGTGATATTGTTTTCATCGGTGCCACGAATTTCGCTGTTGGTTACGACGCGATAGAGCGCGGCGAGTATTACGGTTCTATCTATCAGTCTCCGGTCGATGATGCGGAAGCCGCCCTACAAACGGCGCTAGATGTATTAGCCGGTGAAGAGGTGCCGAAGATGAACTTCTTCGAGACACCCAAAATCACCGCTGAAAACTTGAGCGAGTTCGATCGTCCCGTTTTCTGA
- a CDS encoding ABC transporter permease, which translates to MSFLSAQGILLFFLVGMFVFSFFLEQFLSQSNIMTVVRQASIIGIIAVGVTVVIIGGNLDLSVGSMLSFSTVLVVDLHDKVGPTTAILMMFALTLMLGAVNGILIGFLRLNSLIVTLAMLSAIQGFVLIYSGGQNVDIANQDGTWFAFFGRGYLAGIAVPILLFGLLAILVQVVMSYTGYGRRIFAVGGNPMAAVYSGIRKNWCVFSTYLISAFCVACAALVLGSRVMGSQNNVGQGYELLVLAGIILGGTSLLGGAGSIWKTVIGVLILGFIQNGLLLMGYPYYIQWIVTWVIIILAVWLDLANKRKRLLTTHS; encoded by the coding sequence ATGAGTTTTCTATCGGCCCAGGGAATTCTCCTCTTTTTCCTGGTTGGCATGTTCGTTTTTTCTTTCTTTTTAGAGCAGTTTCTTTCCCAGTCAAACATCATGACCGTGGTTCGTCAGGCCTCGATTATTGGCATTATCGCCGTGGGTGTCACGGTGGTGATTATTGGCGGTAATCTGGATCTTTCCGTGGGGTCGATGCTGTCGTTTTCGACGGTGTTGGTGGTGGATCTACACGATAAGGTTGGCCCGACCACGGCCATTCTGATGATGTTTGCATTAACGCTGATGCTGGGTGCCGTCAATGGCATTCTGATCGGTTTTTTGCGCCTTAACTCCCTGATTGTCACGCTGGCGATGTTGTCTGCCATTCAAGGCTTCGTGCTGATCTACAGTGGTGGCCAAAACGTTGATATCGCGAATCAGGACGGCACGTGGTTTGCGTTCTTTGGGCGTGGCTATTTAGCGGGTATTGCTGTCCCTATCTTGCTATTTGGTTTGCTGGCCATTCTGGTTCAAGTGGTGATGAGCTACACAGGCTACGGGCGTCGGATCTTTGCTGTCGGTGGCAATCCTATGGCTGCCGTTTATTCGGGCATTCGTAAGAACTGGTGCGTGTTCAGCACCTATCTAATCTCAGCGTTCTGTGTGGCGTGTGCGGCACTTGTTCTTGGCTCGCGGGTGATGGGCTCACAAAACAATGTTGGCCAAGGTTATGAGCTTCTGGTACTGGCCGGCATCATCCTTGGTGGTACTAGTCTGCTGGGGGGCGCTGGCAGCATCTGGAAAACCGTGATTGGTGTGTTGATCCTGGGCTTTATTCAGAATGGCCTGCTGTTGATGGGCTACCCCTATTACATCCAGTGGATCGTGACCTGGGTCATCATCATCCTGGCCGTATGGCTGGATCTCGCTAACAAGCGTAAGCGCTTGCTAACGACCCACTCATAA